A stretch of the Ostrea edulis chromosome 9, xbOstEdul1.1, whole genome shotgun sequence genome encodes the following:
- the LOC130050466 gene encoding sericin-1-like, whose amino-acid sequence MYHLALRKVSGSGAGSSGSSAGSSGSSAGSSGSSAGSSGSSAGSSGSSAASSGSGAGSSGSSAASSGSGAGSSGSSAGSSGSSAASSGSGAGSSGSSAASSGSSAGSSGSSAGSSGSSAASSGSGAGSSGSSAGSSGSGSSGSSAASSGSGAGSSGSSAGSSGSSAGSSGSNAASSGSSAGSSGSSAASSGSSAGSSGSSAKQ is encoded by the exons ATGTATCATTTAGCACTGAGAAAGGTTAGTGGGAGCGGTGCAGGTTCTAGTGGGAGCAGTGCAGGTTCTAGTGGGAGCAGTGCAGGTTCTAGTGGGAGCAGTGCAGGTTCTAGTGGGAGCAGTGCAGGTTCTAGTGGGAGCAGTGCAGCTTCTAGTGGAAGCGGTGCAGGTTCTAGTGGGAGCAGTGCAGCTTCTAGTGGGAGCGGTGCAGGTTCTAGTGGGAGCAGTGCAGGTTCTAGTGGGAGCAGTGCAGCTTCTAGTGGGAGCGGTGCAGGTTCTAGTGGGAGCAGTGCAGCTTCTAGTGGGAGCAGTGCAGGTTCTAGTGGGAGCAGTGCAGGTTCTAGTGGGAGCAGTGCAGCTTCTAGTGGGAGCGGTGCAGGTTCTAGTGGGAGCAGTGCAGGTTCTAGTGGGAGCG GTTCTAGTGGGAGTAGTGCAGCTTCTAGTGGGAGCGGTGCAGGTTCTAGTGGGAGCAGTGCAGGTTCTAGTGGGAGCAGTGCAGGTTCTAGTGGGAGCAATGCAGCTTCTAGTGGGAGCAGTGCAGGTTCTAGTGGGAGCAGTGCAGCTTCTAGTGGGAGCAGTGCAGGTTCTAGTGGGAGCAGTGCAAAGCAATAG